The Armatimonadota bacterium genomic sequence CCCCGCCCAGGCAGTACCCGTGGATCGCGGCGATCACGGGCCGGTCCAGGGTCTCCAGATGGCGCAGCAGCCTGCGGATGCGCTTTCCCATGGGGTCCTCCGTGACCCCTGCCTCGTACTCCTGGGCCCGACCCTTGAGGTCCGCTCCCACACAGAACGCCCGCTCTCCCGCCGCGGTGACCAGCACCACCCGCACCGCGGGGTCGGCCTCCACGGTCTCCAGGTGCTCCTGCATGCGCTCCAGCATCTGCACCGTGAGGGCGTTCAGGGCCTCTGGACGGTTCAGGGTGAGGATGGCGAGGGAATCCTCCCGCTCGAACAGGATCTCCTCCGTCATGGCCGCTCCTCCATCACAGGTTCCAGGCCCGCACCACACCGCTCTTCAGGAGGTCCCCGATGGCCGCCTCGTCGTAACCCGCCTCCCGCAGGATCTCCACGGTGTGCTCTCCTGGCAGGGGGGCGGGCCGCCGGATTCCCCCCGGAGTCTCGCCAAGGCGGATGGGGATTCCCGCCACCCGGGCGGTGCCCACCTGCGGGTGGACGACCTCCACCACCATGCCCCGATGGGCCACGTGCTCCTGCGTGGCGATCTCGGGATACGAAAGGATGGGCGCACACAGGATGTCCGCCTCCCGCAGATCCCGCACCC encodes the following:
- a CDS encoding CoA transferase, with amino-acid sequence MADDPRCATNEARVRNREALEPLFRTRTTEEWVRDLREADILCAPILSYPEIATQEHVAHRGMVVEVVHPQVGTARVAGIPIRLGETPGGIRRPAPLPGEHTVEILREAGYDEAAIGDLLKSGVVRAWNL
- a CDS encoding enoyl-CoA hydratase/isomerase family protein, encoding MTEEILFEREDSLAILTLNRPEALNALTVQMLERMQEHLETVEADPAVRVVLVTAAGERAFCVGADLKGRAQEYEAGVTEDPMGKRIRRLLRHLETLDRPVIAAIHGYCLGGGWNWRWPAASGWLPRRCSSGFPRPTWGACRERAVPKGSRAW